One part of the Truepera radiovictrix DSM 17093 genome encodes these proteins:
- a CDS encoding ABC transporter permease — MLVFIIRRLLFLPVVFFGVTLLIVLLMQLLAPYQRAAAFVQSEAQLRNIEAIIEQYGLEDPWYEQYGRWLGQVFRGNLGYSRVTSEPVWTTLQRRFPVTLELTLYAIVPVIALGVWLGSAAAIHRDRFIDQFTRVLSIVGWSLPTFVLGIWLLVIFYGVLGWLEPGRLSTTYQIQVARGGFSHVTGMLTVDALLNGRLDIFWDALKHLILPVITLAVVQAAQIMRVMRSSLLDALSQDYVRTARAKGLDQRVVNNKHARRNALIPVVTLAGFVLIGLISGLVITETIFNYPGLGQWAAAAATQLDYASIMGFAVFTAVVVVLGNLLVDIAYGVVDPRIRYD, encoded by the coding sequence GTGCTCGTGTTTATCATTCGGCGTTTGCTCTTTTTACCCGTCGTGTTTTTCGGCGTGACGCTGCTGATCGTGTTGCTCATGCAGCTCCTAGCACCCTATCAGCGCGCGGCGGCCTTTGTGCAGAGCGAGGCGCAGCTGCGCAACATCGAAGCGATCATCGAACAGTACGGCCTCGAGGACCCCTGGTACGAGCAGTACGGGCGCTGGCTCGGTCAGGTCTTTCGGGGCAACCTGGGCTACTCGCGCGTCACCAGCGAACCGGTGTGGACGACCCTGCAGCGGCGCTTTCCGGTCACCCTAGAGCTCACCCTCTACGCGATCGTCCCGGTGATCGCGCTCGGGGTGTGGTTGGGTTCGGCCGCCGCCATCCACCGCGACCGCTTCATCGACCAGTTCACCCGCGTGCTCTCCATCGTCGGCTGGTCGCTGCCGACCTTTGTGCTCGGCATCTGGCTGCTCGTGATCTTTTACGGCGTGCTGGGGTGGCTCGAGCCGGGGCGGCTGTCGACGACCTATCAGATTCAGGTCGCCCGCGGCGGCTTCTCGCACGTCACGGGGATGCTGACCGTCGACGCGCTCCTCAACGGCCGCTTGGACATCTTCTGGGACGCGCTCAAGCACCTGATCCTGCCGGTGATCACCCTGGCGGTGGTGCAAGCCGCGCAGATCATGCGGGTGATGCGCTCGTCGCTCCTCGACGCGCTCTCGCAAGACTACGTGCGCACGGCGCGCGCCAAGGGGTTGGATCAGCGCGTGGTTAACAACAAGCACGCCCGCCGCAACGCGCTCATCCCCGTGGTGACGCTCGCGGGTTTTGTGCTCATCGGCCTTATCAGCGGCCTGGTGATCACCGAAACGATCTTTAACTACCCCGGTCTGGGGCAGTGGGCGGCCGCCGCGGCGACGCAGCTCGACTACGCCTCGATCATGGGGTTTGCGGTCTTTACCGCCGTGGTGGTGGTGCTCGGCAACCTGCTCGTCGACATCGCTTACGGGGTCGTCGACCCGAGGATCCGTTATGACTAG
- a CDS encoding ABC transporter substrate-binding protein yields the protein MTRPTRRALLALALAAAPAALAQAPADTYVVNQFGAPVTLDPARNYDSASSEIIENLYETLYTYDGEAIDAFVPQLATGYEVSEDGTVYTFTLREGVPFHSGNTLTCRDVEYSFERGFVTAHPEGAFSYLLGAQLLGTQTDGTDPEAYQQEVSFADIDGAIECPDGDDGLTVQFTLRQADPAFLSIIVYSAFSIVDSQWAIENGMWDGTEATWTEWIGRDLTQEFMQNQASGTGAYRLVSWETNSLIAERFDDYWGGAPALEAVVYNYVDEQATNILALTQGDADRIVLGDRAGLAQLRGAPGVRVVEQNEAGEPFLTTVVTSIFFNYDINTANNEDVGSGQLDGNGIPADFFQDENVRLGFAHLFDQQAFVDQVLEGQGQALTMGLPPTFLGYNPDVEIRTLDLEAAEEHFRAAYGGELWDTGFQFTALYNEGNTARQIALQIIAQNLSELNPNFRMNVRGLPWADYLSRTDQRLAPLFALGWAADYADPRNFINTFYSNEGFYAARTSIDFPEMQALIDQANSIIDQEERAALYQEIGQLHYELAPLIIVPAQFDYLAVRENLQGYYYNPMLSGNFFWKDLSKN from the coding sequence GTGACACGACCCACCCGACGCGCTCTCCTCGCCCTCGCGCTGGCAGCGGCGCCCGCCGCGCTCGCCCAAGCGCCCGCCGACACCTACGTGGTCAACCAGTTCGGCGCCCCCGTCACGCTCGACCCGGCCCGCAACTACGACTCGGCCTCGAGCGAGATCATCGAGAACCTCTACGAAACCCTCTACACCTACGACGGCGAAGCCATCGACGCCTTTGTGCCGCAGCTCGCCACCGGCTACGAGGTGTCCGAAGACGGCACCGTCTACACCTTTACGCTCCGCGAAGGGGTGCCCTTTCATAGCGGCAACACCCTGACCTGCCGCGACGTCGAGTACTCGTTCGAGCGCGGTTTTGTCACCGCGCACCCCGAGGGGGCTTTTTCGTACCTTTTAGGGGCGCAGCTCCTAGGCACCCAGACCGACGGCACCGACCCCGAGGCGTACCAGCAGGAGGTCTCGTTTGCCGACATCGACGGCGCTATCGAGTGCCCCGACGGCGACGACGGGCTGACGGTGCAGTTCACCCTGCGTCAGGCCGACCCCGCTTTCTTGTCGATCATCGTCTACTCCGCCTTTAGCATCGTGGATTCGCAGTGGGCGATCGAGAACGGCATGTGGGACGGTACGGAAGCGACCTGGACCGAGTGGATCGGGCGCGACCTGACCCAGGAATTCATGCAGAACCAAGCGAGCGGTACGGGCGCCTACCGCTTGGTGAGCTGGGAGACAAACTCGCTTATCGCCGAACGCTTCGACGACTACTGGGGCGGCGCCCCCGCGCTCGAGGCGGTGGTGTACAACTACGTCGACGAGCAGGCCACCAACATCTTGGCGCTCACCCAAGGCGACGCCGACCGCATCGTTTTGGGCGACCGCGCCGGTCTGGCGCAGCTCCGCGGGGCGCCCGGGGTGCGCGTCGTCGAGCAGAACGAGGCGGGCGAACCCTTCTTGACCACCGTGGTCACCTCGATCTTTTTCAACTACGACATCAACACCGCCAACAACGAAGACGTCGGGTCGGGGCAGCTCGACGGCAACGGCATCCCAGCCGACTTCTTCCAGGACGAAAACGTCCGGCTGGGCTTTGCGCACCTTTTCGACCAGCAGGCGTTCGTCGACCAGGTCTTAGAGGGTCAGGGGCAAGCGCTCACCATGGGGCTGCCGCCGACCTTCTTGGGCTACAACCCCGACGTCGAGATCCGCACGCTCGACCTCGAGGCGGCCGAGGAGCACTTCCGCGCGGCCTATGGCGGTGAGCTCTGGGACACCGGCTTCCAGTTCACCGCGCTCTACAACGAGGGCAACACGGCGCGGCAGATCGCGCTGCAGATCATCGCGCAGAACTTAAGCGAGCTCAACCCCAACTTCCGGATGAACGTGCGCGGCCTGCCGTGGGCGGACTACCTCTCGCGCACCGACCAGCGCCTCGCGCCCCTCTTCGCGCTCGGTTGGGCGGCCGACTACGCCGACCCGCGCAACTTCATCAACACCTTCTACTCGAACGAGGGCTTTTACGCCGCGCGCACCTCGATCGACTTCCCCGAGATGCAGGCTTTGATCGATCAGGCCAACAGCATCATCGACCAGGAGGAGCGCGCGGCCCTCTACCAGGAGATCGGGCAGCTCCACTACGAGCTCGCGCCGCTCATTATCGTACCCGCGCAGTTCGACTACCTCGCCGTGCGCGAGAACCTGCAGGGCTACTACTACAACCCCATGCTCTCGGGCAACTTCTTCTGGAAAGACCTCTCGAAAAACTGA